The Candidatus Thiothrix anitrata genome includes the window CCTAATGGTTGTGGAAAATCCAATACCATTGATGCGGTACGCTGGGTTATGGGCGAATCTTCGGCTAAACATTTGCGCGGCGCGTCAATGGAAGACGTGATTTTCAACGGTTCAGCTTCGCGTAAACCCGTGGGTTTGGCTTCGGTCGAATTGGTGTTTGATAACAGCGATGGCAAACTCGGCGGCGAATACGCGCAATACGCCGAAATCTCGGTCAAACGCCAAGTCAGCCGCGACGGTGATTCCAAATATTTTCTCAATGGCGCGAAATGTCGCCGCCGTGATATTACTGATATTTTTCTTGGCACAGGTTTGGGGCCACGCAGTTACGCCATTATTGAGCAGGGGATGATTTCGCGCTTGATTGAGGCGAAACCCGAAGAGTTGCGCAATACCCTCGAAGAAGCAGCGGGCATTTCACGTTACAAAGAGCGGCGGCGTGAAACCGAAACCCGGATGACGCATACCCGTGAAAACCTAGAACGCTTAACCGACTTGCGGGATGAGTTGGAGAAGCAGCTTGAACGCCTTGATAAACAAGCCAAAGCAGCCCAGCGTTTTCGGGAATGGCGCGAGCAAGAGCGGCAGTTGGAAGCGTCCGTATTGCTGTGTCAATGGCAGGCGTTGCAGCAAGATGGTGCGCAACGTTTGCGCGAACTCAGTCAGCAATCAACGACTTACCAAGCACAAATGATGCAAGTACGTCAGTTAGAAACGCAACTGGAAGCCTTACGCAGCGATTACCACAGTGCCAATGAAACCCTTAATGCGGTGCAGGGTGAGTATTACCAAGCGGGCGCGGAAATTGCGCGACTTGAGCAAACGATTCAACACCAGCGCGATATTCAACGCCGTCAGCAGCAAGCCTTACAACAAGCCCAACAAAGCATCGCGGAAACCCAGCGTCACGCGGACGAAGACCGGATTAAATTGACCCAAAGCGAGGCGATGCTTGCCGAATGGGAGCCGCGTGAAGCCGAAGTAGATGAGCAATTAAGTCTCGCTGAGGCGCAATTAGCCGAGGCCGAAGACCAACTTAACGACTGGCAAGAGCAGTGGCACGCCGTTCAGCAAGCCGTGGCAGAACCTACCCGCCAAGCGCAGGTCGAAAAAACCCGCATGGAACAATTGGAGCGTCAACTAAACCAAACCGCGCAACGCGCCGAACGCTTGCAACAAGAAGCTACGCATTTAAGCACAGCTCGTTACGGCGAAGAACGCGATTTAGTGAGTGAGCAATGCCTTGAAGCCAGTCATGCGCACGCCGCCGCCGAAACGCAGCTAACCCAATTGAATGCGGAGTTGGCAAAAAATCAGCAAACTCAGCGCGAATGGCAAGCGCAACTCGATAACCAACGTTCACGCCGTCAAGCCTTGCAAGGGCGGTTGGCTTCCTTGGAAACCTTGCAGCAAGCCGGGCTGGATAAAACCAATAAAGCTCGCCAGCAATGGTTACAAACGCACGGTTTAAGCGCAAATCCGCGTTTAGCAGAGCAATTGCAGGTAACAAGCGGTTGGGAAACGGCGGTGGAAGCGGTGTTGGGTGGCGATTTGGATGCGGTGAGTTTGGATGCTTTTCCTGCATTGACTACCTTTCCGCAAGCGGGTGTCACTTTGTTGGAAACCACGCAAACTGTGCTGCAAGCTTCAGCGCGTAGTCTTGCCAGTAAAGTGATTCAGCCCCACGTGGTGTTGCCTTGGTTAGCGCAGATTTATTGCGTGGAAACCTTGGATGAGGCTTTGGCACAGCGTGGCAGTTTATCGCCCACGGAATCACTGGTAACACGCGACGGGGTGTGGGTTGGTTGTCACTGGTTACGCAGTCGCCGTCAAAACGATGCCAATAGCGGTATTTTGCAGCGTCAGCAGGAAATTGACAGCTTGCGCGAACAGCTAATGTTGTTAGAAGCCAGTTTAGCAGCGTTACAAGACGATGCCGACGCACTGCGCGAGCTAATTCGTGAGCAAGAGCAGCAACGTCAGTTTTTACAAACGGAAACCAATCGGTTGCACCGTGCGGAATCGGAATTACGCAGTCGTTTGCACGCAGTACAACAGCGCATTGAACAATGGCAGCAACGTCGCCAACAGCTTGAGGCTGAACGCGAAGAACTTGAAGCACAGCGATTGCAACAGGCGGAAGATCACTTATTAGCTACCGAACGTCGCAACGAAGCCCTAGAGTGCTTGGAAATAGCGCAAAATGACCAAGAAGCGTTAGCTGATAGTCGCCATGATCTTCAGCAAGCAGTAACAGATGCGCGTCGTCAGCAGCGTGAATGGCAGGATCAGGCTCATGCTTTGCAGTTGCGCCTTGAAACCAACCGCGCCCAGCGTGCTAACAGCCAACAGCAATTGGAGCGAGTTCACAGCCGTCTTGCGTTGCTGGAAGAACAGCACGCCACGCTCATTCTGCAACTGGAACAGCAGCAAGACCCGGATGCTGATTTGCAAATGGCACTGGAAACTGCGTTGGAACAACGGCTGTTAGTGGAAACCCAGTTGAGTCAAGCCCGTCAAGCGGTGCAAGGGTTGGAAGCGACGATTCGCACCCATGATCAAGAGCGGTTACAATACGAGCGTTTGGCAGAACAAAGCCGCACTTCGCAGGAAAATCGCAAACTCGAATGGCAGGCGATTCAGGTACGCGAACAAACCACCGCTGAACAATTCGCCAAAACCGGCTTTGACCCCGCTACCTTGCGTGCGCAATTAGCCGCTGAAGTGGATGTCAATGCACTCCAGCAGCAATTGGAAGAAATTCAACGCCAGATTCAACGTTTGGGTGCTATTAATCTGGCTGCGATTGACGAATTCTGCGAGCAAAGCGAACGCAAACAATACCTTGATCAACAAAATGCGGATTTGCTGGCGGCATTAGAAATTTTAGATACGGCAATTCGTAAAATTGATCGAGAAACCCGTGCGCGTTTTAAAGAAACTTTTGAGCGGGTGAATACGCGCCTGAGTGAAATGTTTCCGCGTTTGTTTGGCGGTGGTGAATGTTATTTGGAAATGACGGGCGATGATTTGTTAACCACGGGAGTGGCTATTATGGCGCGTCCGCCGGGTAAGCGGCTTTCCAGCATTTACCTGATGTCGGGTGGTGAAAAAGCATTAACGGCGGTGGCATTGGTGTTTGCTATTTTTGAATTGAACCCCGCGCCGTTTTGTATGCTTGATGAAGTGGACGCACCCTTGGATGAAGCCAATGTAGGGCGTTTTTGTGAACTGGTGCGCCACATGGCAGAACAGGTACAATTCATTTTCATCACCCATAATAAGACCACGATGGAACTTGCCGAAAATTTGATTGGTGTTACCATGCGCGAAGCAGGTGTTTCACGCTTGGTGTCCGTGGATATGGCGGAAGCTGTGAAGTTAGCCAACGGCTAATGCAATAAGGAACTGTAAGGATTTTGTAATGGAATTGATAAGCCTCGTTATTATGGCGTTGGGTTTGGTGGCTTTGGTAGCCATTTATATTTTGAGCCGCATTTCACGTCGCGATTTGCCCCAAAAGCGTGATGAAAGTGTGCCGGTATTACGTGATAAAGACGGCAATCCGATTTCCAGCGTGCTGGAGGATGTGCCCGCCCGTGATGGCAAACGTCCGGCTGCGAATGCACGTATTTTATCCGATGCGATGATGTCGGGTGTTGCGACTCCTTCCGCTACCTCTGATGTGGCGTTAGAGCCTGAAAACAGTGTGATTTTGCCGCCGCAATTGGTGCTGTTTGTTGCGGCTGATATTGATGCGGGTTTTGCTGGTGAAGAAGTGCTTAAAGCCTTGGATAACGCGGGCTTGCGTTTCGGCGACATGGGCATTTTCCACCGTATCATTAATCACAATGGTACGGAAGTCAGCTTGTTTAGCGTGGCGAATGGGGTAAAACCTTGGACATTGGTTCCCGAAGAGCTGATCGAACAAGCGACACCGGGTTTGTCGATGATCCTGAATTTACCCAGCCCGATTGCCAACGGTGATGCTATTCACGATTTCTTGCGCACCGCAGAACGTTTGACGGGCGATTTGGGCGGCGTGTTAAAAGATCAGGATCAGCAAGCGATTACTGCTGATTCTCGCGCTAGTTTGTTAGCGTTAGCGGGGTAAATGTTTCAAAATCACCCGATGCTGCATATCCAGCTCGAAACACACCGTCGTGCCGATAGCGTGGGTTTCGTGGCTGGGGGCGACGGCTAAAATTTGACTGCCGTCCGCTAAACTTAGCACGTACAAGTATTCCGCACCCCGAAATACCCGCGATACCACGGTGGCTTTGCGTGGTGCATCTGCTACCAGTTTCAGGTCATCAGGGCGTATCAGCACATCAACCGGACATTCTGGTTGGCAGCCTGCGGGTATTTCACCTTGTACCGCACCCATTAACGTCGACACAGTATTGTGATTTAGCACTGTCCCTGCAATCAGCGCACCTTGCCCAATAAACCCGGCCACAAACTGATTCACCGGCTTGTGATACAAGTTGTAGCCCGTGTCCCATTGCTGCAACCGCCCGCTTTGCAACACGCCGATTTCATCCGCCATTGCAAACGCTTCGTGCTGATCGTGCGTCACCAGAATCGCCGTCATGCCTTCACGTTTGAGAATATCGCGTACTTCCCGCGCCAACATTTCACGCAATTCCACGTCTTGGCTACCAAACGGCTCATCCAACAATAGCAAACGCGGTTGCGGCGCAAGAGCGCGAGCCAGTGCAATCCGCTGTTGTTGCCCACCTGATAATTCGTGCGGATAACGCTTTTCATACCCCGGCAAATTCACCAGCTCCAGCAATTCTGCCACCCGCCGAGCCTTATCCTTGCCCGACTGTTTGCGAATTCCGAAGGTAATATTGTCGGCAATGCTCAGGTGCGGAAACAGCGCGTAATCCTGAAATACCATGCCGATATTGCGTTTTTCCGGCGGCAAATGCACGTCAGGTGCACTGATCACCTGATCTTTGAGCGTGATCTTGCCACGGGCGACAGGCTCGAAACCGGCAATCGCCCGCAGCAGCGTCGTCTTGCCGCAGCCGCTGGGCCCTAGCAAACAACCGATTTGCCCGTCTTCCACCGTCAGATTGACATCGTGTACCACCGCATTGTTGCCGTATTCGATGTGAATGTTTTGTAGGGTTAGTTTGCTCATCAATGTTCCCCAGCCCGCGACCGACTAATCGAACGGCTCAATAAAATCACCGGAATAATCCCCGCCGCCACAATCATCAGGGAGGGCAAACCCGCATCCGCCAACCGTTCATCCGAAGCCAATTCATACGCCCGCACTGCCAGCGTATTGAAATTGAACGGGCGTAAAATCAGCGTGGCAGGCAATTCTTTCAGCACATCCACAAACACCAGCAAAATCGCGGTGAGTAACGAGCCTTTCATCAACGGCAAATGCAGCCGCTGCAACACACCCAAGGGACTCAAGCCCAGCGAACGCCCCGCATTATCTACCGTCGGTTTAATCTTACCCAAACCTGCTTCCACCGTTTGCAGCGACACCGCCAAAAAACGCACATTGTAGGCAAATAGCAGCGTAAACAGCGTGCCACTCAGTAATAAGCCCACATTGCTGTCGAAAAATTGCTTGCTCAGGTGGTTGAGTTGCGTATCTGCCCACGCAAACGGAATCAGCACCCCAATCGCAATCACCGTCCCCGGAATCGCATACCCCATCGCCGCAATCCGCGAAGCAATATTGACCAGCGGATCATTATTCAACCGCTTGCC containing:
- the smc gene encoding chromosome segregation protein SMC; this translates as MRLSKIRIAGFKSFVDPVTLDLRSNLTGILGPNGCGKSNTIDAVRWVMGESSAKHLRGASMEDVIFNGSASRKPVGLASVELVFDNSDGKLGGEYAQYAEISVKRQVSRDGDSKYFLNGAKCRRRDITDIFLGTGLGPRSYAIIEQGMISRLIEAKPEELRNTLEEAAGISRYKERRRETETRMTHTRENLERLTDLRDELEKQLERLDKQAKAAQRFREWREQERQLEASVLLCQWQALQQDGAQRLRELSQQSTTYQAQMMQVRQLETQLEALRSDYHSANETLNAVQGEYYQAGAEIARLEQTIQHQRDIQRRQQQALQQAQQSIAETQRHADEDRIKLTQSEAMLAEWEPREAEVDEQLSLAEAQLAEAEDQLNDWQEQWHAVQQAVAEPTRQAQVEKTRMEQLERQLNQTAQRAERLQQEATHLSTARYGEERDLVSEQCLEASHAHAAAETQLTQLNAELAKNQQTQREWQAQLDNQRSRRQALQGRLASLETLQQAGLDKTNKARQQWLQTHGLSANPRLAEQLQVTSGWETAVEAVLGGDLDAVSLDAFPALTTFPQAGVTLLETTQTVLQASARSLASKVIQPHVVLPWLAQIYCVETLDEALAQRGSLSPTESLVTRDGVWVGCHWLRSRRQNDANSGILQRQQEIDSLREQLMLLEASLAALQDDADALRELIREQEQQRQFLQTETNRLHRAESELRSRLHAVQQRIEQWQQRRQQLEAEREELEAQRLQQAEDHLLATERRNEALECLEIAQNDQEALADSRHDLQQAVTDARRQQREWQDQAHALQLRLETNRAQRANSQQQLERVHSRLALLEEQHATLILQLEQQQDPDADLQMALETALEQRLLVETQLSQARQAVQGLEATIRTHDQERLQYERLAEQSRTSQENRKLEWQAIQVREQTTAEQFAKTGFDPATLRAQLAAEVDVNALQQQLEEIQRQIQRLGAINLAAIDEFCEQSERKQYLDQQNADLLAALEILDTAIRKIDRETRARFKETFERVNTRLSEMFPRLFGGGECYLEMTGDDLLTTGVAIMARPPGKRLSSIYLMSGGEKALTAVALVFAIFELNPAPFCMLDEVDAPLDEANVGRFCELVRHMAEQVQFIFITHNKTTMELAENLIGVTMREAGVSRLVSVDMAEAVKLANG
- a CDS encoding ABC transporter ATP-binding protein, which gives rise to MSKLTLQNIHIEYGNNAVVHDVNLTVEDGQIGCLLGPSGCGKTTLLRAIAGFEPVARGKITLKDQVISAPDVHLPPEKRNIGMVFQDYALFPHLSIADNITFGIRKQSGKDKARRVAELLELVNLPGYEKRYPHELSGGQQQRIALARALAPQPRLLLLDEPFGSQDVELREMLAREVRDILKREGMTAILVTHDQHEAFAMADEIGVLQSGRLQQWDTGYNLYHKPVNQFVAGFIGQGALIAGTVLNHNTVSTLMGAVQGEIPAGCQPECPVDVLIRPDDLKLVADAPRKATVVSRVFRGAEYLYVLSLADGSQILAVAPSHETHAIGTTVCFELDMQHRVILKHLPR
- a CDS encoding cell division protein ZipA; this encodes MELISLVIMALGLVALVAIYILSRISRRDLPQKRDESVPVLRDKDGNPISSVLEDVPARDGKRPAANARILSDAMMSGVATPSATSDVALEPENSVILPPQLVLFVAADIDAGFAGEEVLKALDNAGLRFGDMGIFHRIINHNGTEVSLFSVANGVKPWTLVPEELIEQATPGLSMILNLPSPIANGDAIHDFLRTAERLTGDLGGVLKDQDQQAITADSRASLLALAG